A single genomic interval of Antechinus flavipes isolate AdamAnt ecotype Samford, QLD, Australia chromosome 1, AdamAnt_v2, whole genome shotgun sequence harbors:
- the CHRAC1 gene encoding chromatin accessibility complex protein 1, with protein MADGFGGKEKCSDQRLISLPLSRIRVIMKSSPEVSSINQEALVLTAKATELFVQYLATYSYKHGSGKEKKALIYSDLSNTAEESETFQFLADILPKKILASKYLKMLKEEKGEGEEDDDDDDNDDEEDEDDDSEDEEAES; from the exons ATGGCGGACGGGTTTGGCGGCAAAGAGAAATGCAGCGACCAGAGGCTGATTTCGCTGCCCTTGTCTCGCATTCGGGTGATTATGAAGAGCTCCCCAGAGGTGTCCAGCATCAATCAGGAAGCACTGGTGCTCACGGCCAAAGCCACG GAACTCTTTGTTCAGTATCTAGCCACCTATTCCTATAAACATGGcagtggaaaagagaagaaagcacTTATTTACAGTGACTTATCAAATACTGCAGAAGAATCGGAAACCTTTCAATTTCTTGCAG atataTTACCAAAGAAGATTTTAGCCAGCAAATACCTGAAAAtgcttaaagaagagaaaggggaaggagaagaagatgatgatgacgatgataacgatgatgaggaagatgaagatgatgacaGTGAGGATGAAGAAGCtgaatcttaa